From a single Aquincola tertiaricarbonis genomic region:
- a CDS encoding alpha/beta fold hydrolase — translation MGTITTKDGTEIFFKDWGPKNAQPIMFHHGWPLSSDDWDTQMLFFVQRGFRVVAHDRRGHGRSAQVPEGHDMDHYAADAFAVAEHLDLRNAVHIGHSTGGGEVARYVARHGQPAGRVAKAVLVAAVPPIMLKTPAYPGGLPMEVFDGFRKGVADNRAQMFLDVPAGPFYGFNRPGAKVYEGVIRNWWRQGMMGSAKAHYDGIKAFSETDQTEDLKAITVPTLVMHGEDDQIVPIDNSARLAVKLLKNGTLKTYPGLSHGMLTVNADVLNADLLAFIKG, via the coding sequence ATGGGCACCATCACCACCAAGGACGGCACCGAGATCTTCTTCAAGGACTGGGGCCCGAAAAACGCCCAGCCCATCATGTTCCACCACGGCTGGCCGCTGTCTTCCGACGACTGGGACACGCAGATGCTGTTCTTCGTGCAGCGCGGCTTCCGCGTGGTGGCGCACGACCGCCGCGGCCATGGCCGCAGCGCCCAGGTGCCCGAAGGCCACGACATGGACCATTACGCCGCCGACGCTTTCGCGGTGGCCGAGCACCTGGACCTGCGCAATGCAGTGCACATCGGCCACTCCACCGGTGGCGGCGAAGTGGCCCGCTACGTGGCCAGGCACGGCCAGCCCGCGGGCCGCGTGGCCAAGGCGGTGCTGGTGGCCGCGGTGCCGCCCATCATGCTCAAGACGCCGGCCTATCCCGGTGGCCTGCCGATGGAGGTGTTCGACGGCTTCCGCAAGGGGGTGGCCGACAACCGCGCCCAGATGTTCCTGGACGTGCCGGCCGGCCCGTTCTACGGCTTCAACCGGCCGGGCGCCAAGGTGTACGAGGGCGTGATCCGCAACTGGTGGCGCCAGGGCATGATGGGCAGCGCCAAGGCCCATTACGACGGCATCAAGGCCTTCTCGGAAACCGACCAGACCGAAGACCTGAAGGCCATCACGGTGCCCACGCTGGTGATGCACGGCGAGGACGACCAGATCGTGCCGATCGACAACTCGGCCCGGCTGGCCGTCAAGCTGCTCAAGAACGGCACGCTCAAGACCTACCCCGGCCTGTCGCACGGCATGCTCACCGTCAACGCCGACGTGCTCAACGCCGACCTGTTGGCCTTCATCAAGGGCTGA
- a CDS encoding putative bifunctional diguanylate cyclase/phosphodiesterase, which translates to MRVHAVKTSRGKPDRGAAELPLRLLLRFSDAGYEQRFLDHYVGFYLRYAQASLLLGLLLIVGDYLADRIAFGPGPANLQRLTLALPVLLAGLAFSFTSVARRHWQAVMAGFIVTVAMCLFTILVRIDAEGGAGLRSWVGVLNFTFLQFYCFVILGVQFRHALVAGLAIVAAFELALWRYASMSGEEAAYWSYHVVTVFLLAAGIGWWREFVLRKEFVARVALDDSRIAAEQRALQLAHYDEVTGLPNRRRFTELAAPALERAQAEDQACAVLHVEVDRLRGVNEAFGRGPVDAALATVAQRLRACIRGADVVVTSPPAGETGDTGVLARFSDNAFMVLVADLPGQERASAIAQRLLAAVGQPVIVAGQPVMLSASVGIAMYPGDGTDLAGLTRCAEQAARAARDAGGAQHLFFDRELNAGARDRVLLENELRQAIQGGQLCMHYQAKVDARNGALMGAEALVRWQHPQRGLVPPGRFIPMAEECGLIGPLTDWVLEAACASLRRWSDRGLRTVPLSVNLPASSLADPSLLEQLERLMQRHRLSPASLMLELTETMLMRDLPATSQVLARLRDRGFGLSLDDFGTGYSSLSHLQRLPMNELKIDRAFITDVARGGRDSALATAIITLGRELGLQVVAEGVETDEQSQFLLARGCELQQGYLFSRPLPEEAFELLLRRGSTLSVPTAAAA; encoded by the coding sequence ATGCGCGTTCACGCCGTCAAGACTTCGCGTGGAAAACCCGACCGGGGGGCGGCAGAGCTGCCATTGCGGCTGCTGCTGCGCTTTTCAGACGCCGGCTACGAGCAACGCTTCCTCGATCACTACGTCGGCTTCTACCTGCGCTATGCCCAGGCCAGCTTGCTGCTGGGCCTGCTGCTGATCGTCGGCGACTACCTGGCCGACCGCATCGCCTTCGGTCCGGGTCCGGCCAACCTGCAGCGGCTGACGCTGGCGCTGCCGGTGCTGCTGGCGGGGCTGGCCTTTTCCTTCACCAGCGTCGCGCGCCGGCACTGGCAGGCGGTGATGGCCGGCTTCATCGTCACCGTGGCCATGTGCCTGTTCACCATCCTGGTAAGGATCGACGCCGAAGGCGGCGCCGGGCTGCGCAGCTGGGTGGGCGTGCTCAACTTCACCTTCCTGCAGTTCTACTGCTTCGTCATCCTGGGCGTGCAGTTCCGCCATGCGCTGGTGGCGGGCCTGGCCATCGTCGCCGCGTTCGAGCTGGCGCTGTGGCGCTACGCCAGCATGTCGGGCGAAGAAGCGGCCTACTGGTCGTACCACGTGGTCACGGTGTTCCTGCTGGCGGCCGGCATCGGCTGGTGGCGCGAGTTCGTGCTGCGCAAGGAATTCGTGGCCCGCGTGGCGCTGGACGATTCGCGCATCGCGGCCGAGCAGCGCGCGCTGCAGCTGGCCCATTACGACGAAGTGACCGGCCTGCCCAACCGCCGCCGCTTCACCGAGCTGGCCGCCCCCGCGCTGGAGCGCGCCCAGGCCGAGGACCAGGCCTGCGCGGTGCTGCACGTGGAAGTGGACCGCCTGCGCGGCGTGAACGAAGCCTTCGGCCGCGGCCCGGTGGATGCGGCGCTGGCCACGGTGGCCCAGCGGCTGCGCGCCTGCATCCGCGGCGCCGACGTGGTGGTCACCAGCCCCCCGGCGGGCGAGACGGGCGACACCGGCGTGCTGGCCCGCTTCAGCGACAACGCCTTCATGGTGCTGGTGGCCGACCTGCCGGGGCAGGAGCGTGCCTCGGCCATCGCCCAGCGGCTGCTGGCGGCCGTGGGGCAACCGGTCATCGTGGCCGGGCAGCCGGTGATGCTGTCGGCCAGCGTGGGCATCGCGATGTACCCCGGCGACGGCACCGACCTGGCCGGCCTGACCCGCTGCGCCGAGCAGGCCGCCCGCGCCGCACGCGATGCGGGCGGGGCGCAGCACCTCTTCTTCGATCGCGAACTCAATGCCGGCGCCCGTGACCGCGTGCTGCTGGAAAACGAGCTGCGCCAAGCCATCCAGGGCGGGCAGCTGTGCATGCACTACCAAGCCAAGGTGGATGCGCGCAACGGCGCGTTGATGGGGGCCGAGGCGCTGGTGCGCTGGCAGCATCCGCAGCGCGGCCTGGTGCCACCGGGCCGCTTCATCCCGATGGCCGAAGAATGCGGCCTCATCGGCCCACTCACCGACTGGGTGCTGGAAGCCGCCTGCGCCAGCCTGCGCCGTTGGTCCGACCGCGGCCTGCGCACCGTGCCGCTGTCGGTCAACCTGCCCGCTTCCAGCCTGGCCGACCCCAGCCTGCTGGAGCAGCTGGAGCGCCTGATGCAACGTCACCGGCTCAGCCCGGCCAGCCTGATGCTGGAGCTGACCGAGACCATGCTGATGCGCGACCTGCCCGCCACCAGCCAGGTGCTGGCGCGGCTGCGCGACCGCGGCTTCGGTCTGTCGCTGGACGACTTCGGCACCGGCTATTCGTCGCTGAGCCACCTGCAACGGCTGCCGATGAACGAGCTGAAGATCGACCGCGCCTTCATCACCGACGTCGCCCGGGGCGGCCGCGACAGCGCGCTGGCCACGGCCATCATCACACTGGGCCGCGAGCTGGGCCTGCAGGTGGTCGCCGAAGGCGTGGAGACGGACGAGCAGTCGCAGTTCCTGCTGGCCCGCGGCTGCGAGCTGCAGCAGGGCTACCTGTTCAGCCGGCCGTTGCCCGAAGAGGCCTTCGAGCTGCTGCTGCGGCGCGGCAGCACGCTCAGCGTGCCCACCGCCGCCGCGGCCTGA
- a CDS encoding EAL domain-containing protein — translation MTRTALVKPVREPDTVAALIEARALAMHFQPIVSLADGSLHGHEALVRPSAGPWAHPDALFAAARQEGLSIELELACLRAALVSWSRQRPTGKLFVNLSAAALTQLLEVQEPQRLMEMVRSRGVTPSALVIEITEHEHVRDVERLQHAVLWLRRHGVGMALDDFGDGRSSLRLWSELKPEIVKIDKYFTREVARNGDKLQTLRALMHIAETFGSALVAEGIETDDDLRVVRDLGIGLGQGYGLGRPQAALAQAPLPGALAVLTSREVAVLPQRRRAANHGGLTAAKLCRPLPPVSSAITHDEVFNRFTADPALHAIAVVEDERPVALLNRQQFIHAYAQPYFRELYARRPATMHGNTNPLCVDIHTGIAELTSVLTSADQRYLTEGFIVTEGGRYRGLGTGDQLVRAVTEARIEAARHANPLTFLPGNIPISDHIDRLLDGGCEFAACYADLNHFKPFNDQYGYWRGDEMIRMVAQVITAHADPQRDFVGHVGGDDFIVVFQSGDWLQRCQAIVDEFNLRARDLFDAEALAAGGLQAEDRHGVMRFHPCTTLCIGAVPVRPGDYRRSDGVANAAAAAKRLAKHAGCGVQVLGVGGAG, via the coding sequence ATGACCCGCACCGCCCTCGTCAAACCCGTGCGCGAGCCGGACACCGTGGCCGCGCTGATCGAGGCGCGTGCACTGGCCATGCATTTCCAGCCCATCGTGTCGCTGGCCGATGGCAGCCTGCACGGGCATGAGGCGCTGGTGCGCCCCAGCGCCGGCCCCTGGGCCCATCCCGACGCCTTGTTCGCCGCCGCCCGCCAGGAGGGCCTGAGCATCGAACTGGAGCTGGCCTGCCTGCGCGCCGCGCTGGTGAGCTGGAGCCGCCAGCGCCCGACCGGCAAGCTGTTCGTCAACCTCAGCGCGGCCGCCCTCACCCAGCTGCTGGAAGTGCAGGAGCCGCAGCGGCTGATGGAGATGGTGCGCAGCCGCGGCGTGACGCCCAGCGCGCTGGTCATCGAGATCACCGAGCATGAACACGTGCGCGACGTGGAGCGGCTGCAGCATGCGGTGCTGTGGCTGCGCCGGCACGGCGTGGGCATGGCGCTGGACGACTTCGGTGACGGCCGCTCCAGCCTGCGGCTGTGGTCGGAGCTGAAGCCCGAGATCGTCAAGATCGACAAGTACTTCACCCGTGAAGTGGCCCGCAACGGCGACAAGCTGCAGACGCTGCGGGCGCTGATGCACATCGCCGAGACCTTCGGCTCGGCCCTGGTAGCCGAAGGCATCGAGACCGACGACGACCTGCGCGTGGTGCGTGACCTGGGCATCGGCCTCGGCCAGGGTTACGGCCTGGGGCGTCCGCAGGCCGCGCTGGCGCAGGCGCCGCTGCCCGGCGCGCTGGCCGTGCTCACCAGCCGCGAGGTGGCGGTGCTGCCGCAGCGCCGCCGCGCCGCCAACCACGGCGGCCTGACCGCCGCCAAGCTGTGCCGGCCGCTGCCGCCGGTGTCTTCGGCCATCACGCACGACGAGGTGTTCAACCGCTTCACCGCCGACCCGGCGCTGCATGCCATCGCGGTGGTGGAGGATGAACGGCCGGTGGCGCTGCTCAACCGCCAGCAGTTCATCCATGCCTATGCGCAGCCGTATTTCCGCGAGCTGTATGCGCGCCGCCCGGCCACCATGCACGGCAACACCAACCCGCTGTGCGTGGACATCCACACCGGCATCGCGGAGCTGACGTCGGTGCTCACCTCGGCCGACCAGCGCTACCTGACTGAAGGCTTCATCGTCACCGAGGGCGGGCGCTACCGAGGCCTGGGCACCGGCGACCAGCTGGTGCGGGCCGTGACCGAGGCGCGCATCGAGGCCGCGCGGCATGCCAACCCGCTGACCTTCCTGCCGGGCAACATCCCGATCAGCGACCATATCGACCGGTTGCTGGACGGCGGCTGCGAGTTCGCGGCCTGCTACGCCGACCTGAACCATTTCAAGCCCTTCAACGACCAGTACGGCTACTGGCGCGGCGACGAGATGATCCGCATGGTGGCGCAGGTGATCACCGCCCACGCCGACCCGCAGCGCGACTTCGTCGGCCACGTGGGCGGCGACGACTTCATCGTGGTGTTCCAGAGCGGCGACTGGCTGCAGCGCTGCCAGGCCATCGTCGACGAATTCAACCTGCGCGCCCGCGACCTGTTCGACGCCGAGGCCCTGGCCGCCGGCGGCCTGCAGGCCGAGGACCGCCACGGCGTGATGCGCTTTCACCCCTGTACCACGCTGTGCATAGGCGCGGTGCCGGTGCGGCCCGGCGACTACCGCCGCAGCGACGGCGTGGCCAACGCCGCCGCTGCTGCCAAGCGCCTGGCCAAGCATGCAGGCTGCGGGGTGCAGGTGCTGGGGGTGGGTGGCGCGGGCTGA
- a CDS encoding DUF2878 domain-containing protein translates to MSPPPRPWPRRLLPFAQFALTQAAWFACVLGAARGQPGWGIAVAAVVVVLNFLVSDRRRADAALLLLALAIGLAWDTLLLRLEVVVYAAPGPLAGWAPGWILALWALFAVLVRQPMAWLHGRPLLAAALGAVGGPLSYASAVALGAGTLPDRPMALVVLAVGWAAITPVLTEAARALSARATAPG, encoded by the coding sequence ATGTCCCCACCTCCACGTCCCTGGCCCCGCCGTCTCCTGCCCTTCGCCCAGTTCGCGCTCACCCAGGCCGCCTGGTTCGCTTGCGTCCTTGGTGCGGCCCGGGGCCAGCCGGGCTGGGGAATCGCCGTCGCTGCCGTGGTGGTGGTGCTGAACTTCCTGGTGAGCGATCGGCGCCGCGCCGACGCGGCGCTGCTGCTGCTGGCGCTGGCCATCGGCCTGGCCTGGGACACGCTGCTGCTGCGGCTGGAGGTCGTGGTCTACGCCGCGCCGGGCCCGCTGGCCGGCTGGGCGCCGGGCTGGATCCTGGCGCTGTGGGCGCTGTTCGCGGTGCTGGTTCGCCAGCCGATGGCCTGGCTGCATGGCCGGCCGCTGCTGGCGGCGGCGCTGGGGGCCGTGGGCGGGCCGCTGTCGTATGCGAGTGCGGTGGCGCTGGGGGCCGGCACCTTGCCCGACCGGCCGATGGCGCTGGTGGTGCTGGCCGTGGGCTGGGCCGCCATCACGCCGGTGCTGACCGAGGCCGCACGCGCGCTGTCGGCGCGCGCCACGGCGCCTGGCTGA
- a CDS encoding methyl-accepting chemotaxis protein, whose protein sequence is MNLLKSLALSKKLLILIAFFVCSLITVGAIGITQLRSVSASQSEMYTGTVVPLRLVVDGGRQAAVHFRRMYPFILKPDAKSREQTLSQNEKTQASVEAAISYLVSESPTPEMRRTGDELKQVWGTYMASVNRLYALGQAGNNDGAMEELKASTDPLHVKVRELFINAGKLQEAYAQASAERVTHLVDTTATWILGMVLGGAVIGGALGLFMTRSVMQQLGADPKDTIQAATVIASGDLRVHFQTQPSDQSSLMFQLDRMRLQLAGLIQQVRQSAESVSTAAGEISAGTNDLSMRTEQQASALEETAASMEQLGSASSLNSDNARLATQLSGRASQVAIEAGEVVDEVVKTMKAINESSTKISEITSVIDGIAFQTNILALNAAVEAARAGEQGRGFAVVAGEVRSLAQRSAEAAKEIKSLISASTERVEQGSLLVDKTGATMSEVVSSIQRVSEIVTEISAASGEQSSGVAQVSEAVQQLDHATQQNAALVEQSAAASESLRSQAVQLVDAVKVFRLG, encoded by the coding sequence GTGAACCTGTTGAAGAGCTTGGCCCTGTCAAAGAAGCTGCTGATCCTCATTGCCTTCTTCGTCTGCTCGCTGATCACCGTCGGTGCCATCGGCATCACGCAGCTGCGAAGCGTCAGCGCCTCGCAAAGCGAGATGTACACCGGCACCGTGGTGCCGCTGCGCCTGGTGGTCGATGGCGGCCGGCAGGCCGCGGTGCACTTCCGGCGCATGTACCCCTTCATCCTGAAGCCCGATGCCAAGAGCCGGGAACAGACGCTTTCGCAAAACGAGAAGACGCAAGCCTCGGTCGAAGCCGCCATCAGCTACCTGGTGAGCGAATCGCCCACGCCGGAGATGCGCCGCACGGGCGATGAACTCAAGCAGGTCTGGGGCACCTACATGGCCTCCGTCAACCGGCTGTATGCGCTGGGCCAGGCCGGCAACAACGACGGCGCGATGGAGGAGCTCAAGGCCAGCACCGACCCGCTGCACGTGAAGGTGCGTGAGCTGTTCATCAACGCCGGCAAGCTGCAGGAAGCCTACGCCCAGGCCAGTGCCGAACGCGTGACCCATCTGGTGGACACCACCGCCACCTGGATCCTGGGCATGGTGCTGGGGGGCGCCGTGATCGGCGGCGCGCTGGGCCTGTTCATGACGCGCTCGGTGATGCAGCAGCTGGGCGCCGACCCGAAGGACACCATCCAGGCGGCCACCGTCATCGCCAGCGGCGACCTGCGCGTGCATTTCCAGACGCAGCCCTCGGACCAGTCGAGCCTGATGTTCCAGCTCGATCGCATGCGGCTGCAGCTGGCCGGCCTGATCCAGCAGGTGCGGCAATCGGCCGAGAGCGTGTCCACCGCGGCGGGCGAGATCTCCGCCGGCACCAACGACCTGTCGATGCGCACCGAGCAGCAGGCCTCGGCGCTGGAGGAGACCGCCGCCTCGATGGAGCAGCTGGGCAGCGCGTCCAGCCTCAATTCCGACAATGCACGGCTGGCCACGCAGTTGTCGGGCCGTGCATCGCAGGTGGCCATCGAAGCAGGCGAAGTGGTGGACGAGGTCGTCAAGACCATGAAGGCCATCAACGAAAGCAGCACCAAGATCTCCGAGATCACCAGCGTGATCGACGGCATCGCCTTCCAGACCAACATCCTGGCCTTGAACGCCGCCGTGGAAGCGGCACGTGCGGGCGAACAGGGCCGCGGCTTTGCCGTGGTGGCCGGTGAAGTGCGCAGCCTGGCCCAGCGCAGCGCCGAGGCGGCCAAGGAGATCAAGTCGCTGATCTCTGCCAGCACCGAGCGGGTGGAGCAAGGCAGCCTGCTGGTGGACAAGACCGGCGCCACGATGTCCGAGGTGGTGTCGTCCATCCAGCGCGTCAGCGAGATCGTCACCGAGATCAGCGCGGCCAGCGGCGAGCAGAGCTCCGGCGTGGCCCAGGTGAGCGAAGCCGTGCAGCAGCTGGACCATGCCACGCAGCAGAACGCCGCGCTGGTGGAGCAAAGCGCCGCCGCCTCCGAATCGCTGCGCAGCCAGGCCGTGCAGCTGGTGGATGCGGTGAAGGTGTTCCGGCTGGGGTGA